ttccccccccccccaattCCGCAGCTATGTGAGGAATTGGAATCCTCTTCTTGTGAGTCGTCTCGGTGTGGAGAAATTGGCAGTGGAGCGAGCTTGACAACTAGTCGAGTAAGAGTCGAGGTAGCAGTTTTGACGGTTACTACTCTGCATAATCCATCCTGAACAGGATGAAGTTGAATGACTCCAGCGAGAGGCCACTTTGATGGAGGCAATCGCTCGTCGGTGAGAAGAACTAATGAGCCCACTTGAATGTTGTCTTGAGTTTTCTGCCATTCAGAAATCGATTGATGCGCTTGAAGGCATTCCGTTGACCACCTAtcccaaaatttttgaaatcgtTCTTGGATTCGCTGGAAATGAGATAGTCTTGATTCAGGTACAGAGCATAGAGATGGTTCTGGTATTGTGGTCAGAGCTTCTCCACGAATGAAGTGTCCTGGTGTTAAAGCTGAGATGTCTTCTGGGTCGTCTGATAGAGCACTGAGAGGTCGTGAGTTAAGTACCGCTTTTACTTGGGCGAGGAAAGTGGAGAAGTCTTCGAA
The Microplitis mediator isolate UGA2020A chromosome 6, iyMicMedi2.1, whole genome shotgun sequence genome window above contains:
- the LOC130670067 gene encoding uncharacterized protein LOC130670067, which produces MAPLPTSRVTPSLVFENTGVDYAGPITLKTFQGRGAKSFKEWIAVFVCFTTSAIHLEAVLDYSAEGFLKAFRRFTSRRGIRKTIRSDCGTNFKGADAILKDLFRQSSKESQELQRIFANDGIKWIFNPPGAPHMGGKWEAAVKSVKHHLQRTISDTLLTFEDFSTFLAQVKAVLNSRPLSALSDDPEDISALTPGHFIRGEALTTIPEPSLCSVPESRLSHFQRIQERFQKFWDRWSTECLQAHQSISEWQKTQDNIQVGSLVLLTDERLPPSKWPLAGVIQLHPVQDGLCRVVTVKTATSTLTRLVVKLAPLPISPHRDDSQEEDSNSSHSCGIGGGGNKGVFGSKSSTLRGPWRSILRH